A single window of Nicotiana tomentosiformis chromosome 1, ASM39032v3, whole genome shotgun sequence DNA harbors:
- the LOC104121521 gene encoding protein ELC, protein MDYLKSLTEVFSTNLETPPSSVQFIDAALSCTSPPFAPPYTDPNQICIIRRHLISLLQNYPSFRPSIDTFTHDDGNTANLLNANGELQVSSSTPAIPLTIWLHESYPFMAPIVLVSLNTAYPIYDNHPFVGSSGSISSFYLVNWKYPGCNLSDLVHNLIKIFSHNHPFYYSALSANSFHPSLASKREAVDRLSCTLHYDMTELLSKTLEQVEELSTLREQMVRRAIIAEISVDEHKSEMSELKERVKILTDEADKLSSWLRVNDQSSFSEHPIEDAFEATDENSKALLECLVADRATEDLIYSLNKVVEQGVVNLSTYLKQVRLLARDQFFGRAKLVKMGISLQWLD, encoded by the coding sequence ATGGATTACCTCAAATCACTGACTGAAGTATTCTCCACAAATCTTGAAACCCCTCCATCTTCAGTCCAATTTATAGATGCAGCCCTTTCTTGTACAAGCCCACCCTTTGCACCACCTTACACAGATCCTAATCAAATATGCATAATTCGTAGGCACCTCATTTCTTTGCTTCAAAATTATCCTTCTTTTAGACCTTCCATCGATACCTTTACACACGACGATGGCAACACCGCAAACTTACTTAATGCAAATGGGGAATTGCAAGTCTCTTCTTCAACACCTGCAATTCCTCTTACCATTTGGTTACATGAAAGTTACCCTTTTATGGCCCCtattgtccttgtgtctttaaaTACTGCCTATCCAATTTATGATAACCATCCTTTTGTGGGCTCTTCAGGTTCTATTTCTTCATTTTACCTAGTAAATTGGAAGTACCCTGGCTGCAACCTCTCAGACCTTGTGCACAACCTTATCAAGATCTTCTCACATAATCATCCTTTTTACTATTCAGCTCTTAGTGCTAATTCCTTTCACCCTTCTCTAGCTTCTAAAAGGGAGGCTGTGGACCGACTCTCGTGCACACTTCATTATGACATGACAGAATTGCTGTCCAAGACTCTTGAACAAGTGGAGGAGCTTTCAACACTTAGAGAACAAATGGTTAGAAGGGCTATTATTGCAGAAATTTCAGTTGATGAGCATAAGAGTGAAATGTCAGAATTGAAGGAAAGGGTGAAGATTTTGACAGACGAAGCGGATAAATTATCGAGTTGGTTAAGAGTTAATGATCAAAGTTCATTTTCAGAACATCCAATTGAGGATGCATTTGAAGCCACTGATGAGAATTCAAAGGCACTACTTGAATGTCTAGTAGCAGACAGAGCAACAGAGGACTTGATATACTCATTAAATAAAGTAGTTGAGCAAGGGGTAGTGAATTTAAGCACATATCTAAAGCAAGTGAGACTTTTGGCCAGAGATCAATTCTTTGGTAGAGCTAAGCTTGTGAAAATGGGAATATCACTCCAGTGGCTTGACTGA